Part of the Kineococcus aurantiacus genome, CCCTCGGCTCCGACCCCTACCTGCGGTACGCCTACCACCTGACGTCCGTGGACGCCTACGCCGCGTGGGACCGCACCCGGGGGACGGGGGTGCGGGTCGCCGTCCTGGACACCGGCGTCGACGCCGGGCACCCGGACCTCGTCGGCCGCGTCGAGCCCCTGGGCAACTTCACCGCCGAACCCGCCACCGAGATCGGGGAGCACGGCACCGAGGTCGCGACCGTCCTCGCCGGGGCCTACCAGAACTCCGTGGGCGCCGCCGGGGTCGCGCCCGGGGTGACCGTCCTGGCCGGGAAGGTCTGCACCGCGCAGGGCTGCCCCAGCGACGCCGTCGTCGAGGGCATCACGGCCGCGGTGGAGGCGGGCGCCGACGTGGTGAACCTGTCCCTGGGCGGTGAGACGTCCAACCGCACCACGGCGGCGGTCGTGCAGTGGGCGATCTCGCGGGGCGTCGTCGTGGTCGCCTCGGCCGGCAACTCCGGCGACACCGGCAACCCGCTGGAGTACCCGGCCTCCTACGACGGCGTGGTCTCCGTGTCGGCCTCGACGACCTCGGGGGCGGCGGCCCCCTGGGCCCAGCACAACCCCCTCGTCGACCTCAGCGCCCCCGGTGAGGACATCCCCGTGGGGGAACCGCTCACCGGCGGCGCCCACCCCTACGCGCTGGCGACGGGGACCTCGTTCTCCGCGCCCATGGTCTCCGCGGCCGCAGCCCTGCTGACGGCGGTGGCCCCGCAGGCCGACGTCGCGACCGTCGAGGCGTGGCTGCGGGGCAGCGCGGCCCCGCAACCGTGGGCGGCGGGGTACGGCACGGGCATGCTGGACGTCGCGGCCGCCGTGGCGACCGCGCGGGCCGCCACCACCGCCGGGGCGCCCGTGACGGTGCCCCGCCGCACCCGCACCCTGCGACCGGAGCCCGTGGTGCGCACCGCCTGACCGGTCAGTCCGGCCGGGCGAACGCCGTCCGGTCCAGGCCGTCGAGCAGCGCGGGCAGCGAGTCGAACACCGCCGCCGCCCCGGCACCGGTGAGCTCCTCCACCGAGAACCCGCCGGTGCGGACCGCCAGGCTCGGCATCCCGGCGTTCCCGGCCGCCTCGCAGTCCCAGGTGGAGTCCCCCAGCAGCACCCCGGCCCGGCCCGAGACCTTCCCCAGCGCGCTCTGCAGCAGGTCCGGGGCGGGTTTGGTGGCCTCGGCGTCCTCCGACGTCGTCCAGCCGTCGCACAGCTCCCGCGCGTCGAGCAGGTCCAGGTAGGCGTCGACCTGGTCGGCCTTGCCCGAGGAGGCCAGGACGACCTTCCAGCCGCGCGAGCGCAGCTCCGCCAGCAGGTCGCGCGCCCCGGCGAAGGGCTGCACCTCCGGCAGCAGCGGGGCGAACTCCTCGGTCCAGGCGTCGCGGGCGTCGTCGCCGTGCTCGGCGTCGAACTCCTCCCCCGCCACGGCCCGCACGAGCTGGTCCCCGCCCATCCCGATGGCGCGGTGCAGCCGCCACACGGGCAGCGTGAGGTCGAAGCGCCGGAACGCGCGGAACCACGCCAGGGCGTGCTGGTAGTTCGTGTCGACGAGCGTCCCGTCGACGTCGAGGACTGCGGTGTCGGGCACGGTGCTCCCCCTCGGGTGGTGGTCTCAGACGGCCAGGTCGACGCAGAACAGGGTCCGCGGGTCCTGGAGCATGGCGGGCGGGCGCACGTCCGAGCGCGCGGCCCGCCCGCCCCAGCGGACCGGCCGCCGGTGGCGCACCGCCGCCCCCTTGGCCGCGGAGAACCCGTAGTCCCCCACGACCTCCCCCATCAGCAGCGCCCGCTCCCCCTCGATGGGCACGGCGACCTCGTCACCGGGGGCGAGTTCGTGCACGAAGGTGTCCAGGACGCGCAGCGCCTTGCCGGGCCGGCGCCCCGGCGCGACCTCCTTCAGCAGGGACCGCAGCGTGGCGCCCTCGGCGGCCCCGCGCACGTCCACGTCGATCCCCGACTCGGTCCCCAGCCCGACGACGCCGTCGGTGAGGAACTCCGCGAGCGCTTGCGGCGCAGCGGGTCGCACGATCCACACGAGCCGCCCCGGCGGGC contains:
- a CDS encoding S8 family serine peptidase, whose translation is MPTPARTAAVCAALLAVALAPLPAAGAAPVAPAGPTPTAVAPAAPVAVDALRWVDGRPHLETRTAADPAAAAALVTALDRLPGVSDAGARTTWAPAPATTRPLPRRTTLGSDPYLRYAYHLTSVDAYAAWDRTRGTGVRVAVLDTGVDAGHPDLVGRVEPLGNFTAEPATEIGEHGTEVATVLAGAYQNSVGAAGVAPGVTVLAGKVCTAQGCPSDAVVEGITAAVEAGADVVNLSLGGETSNRTTAAVVQWAISRGVVVVASAGNSGDTGNPLEYPASYDGVVSVSASTTSGAAAPWAQHNPLVDLSAPGEDIPVGEPLTGGAHPYALATGTSFSAPMVSAAAALLTAVAPQADVATVEAWLRGSAAPQPWAAGYGTGMLDVAAAVATARAATTAGAPVTVPRRTRTLRPEPVVRTA
- a CDS encoding HAD hydrolase-like protein, producing MPDTAVLDVDGTLVDTNYQHALAWFRAFRRFDLTLPVWRLHRAIGMGGDQLVRAVAGEEFDAEHGDDARDAWTEEFAPLLPEVQPFAGARDLLAELRSRGWKVVLASSGKADQVDAYLDLLDARELCDGWTTSEDAEATKPAPDLLQSALGKVSGRAGVLLGDSTWDCEAAGNAGMPSLAVRTGGFSVEELTGAGAAAVFDSLPALLDGLDRTAFARPD